Proteins from a single region of Butyrivibrio fibrisolvens:
- a CDS encoding GntR family transcriptional regulator — MEKNKSSREIVTKRITEMILTGQLKPDDQLPPERELAESMGISRNLCADIIKELEKKGLLVVVPRQGVFVNDFRKNGNIHTLEALMKADFELQPKEIASIIEYKWGIETLTCKRVIQNATDEEIERLGKFLDNILEADSPNKAALCAYEYYHELAVLSGNTIVPMLTAGFKKVTVGLWTRYAQNYGTQQLYKSLAEVYFYINKRDFDGVIRQISQSTTDTISGDYSIYKQFPH; from the coding sequence ATGGAAAAGAATAAATCTTCAAGGGAAATAGTAACAAAGCGTATTACAGAAATGATACTCACAGGTCAGCTTAAGCCTGATGATCAGCTCCCTCCTGAGAGGGAGCTGGCTGAGAGTATGGGTATCAGCAGAAATCTGTGTGCAGACATCATAAAAGAACTTGAAAAGAAAGGGCTTCTTGTCGTTGTTCCAAGGCAAGGAGTCTTTGTCAATGATTTTAGGAAAAACGGCAATATACATACGCTTGAAGCTCTTATGAAAGCTGATTTCGAACTTCAGCCAAAAGAGATCGCTTCGATCATTGAGTATAAATGGGGTATTGAGACTCTTACATGCAAAAGGGTTATTCAGAACGCCACAGATGAAGAGATAGAAAGGCTCGGCAAGTTTCTGGATAATATATTGGAAGCAGATTCGCCAAATAAGGCTGCTCTTTGCGCATATGAGTATTATCACGAACTTGCAGTACTTAGCGGAAATACCATTGTTCCAATGCTGACTGCAGGGTTTAAGAAGGTTACGGTTGGTCTGTGGACCAGATATGCTCAGAATTATGGAACGCAGCAGCTTTATAAGAGCCTTGCGGAAGTTTATTTTTACATAAATAAAAGAGATTTCGATGGAGTCATCAGGCAGATAAGCCAGTCTACGACTGATACTATAAGCGGAGACTACAGCATATATAAGCAATTCCCACATTAA
- a CDS encoding transposase, giving the protein MNDYQYEIITTLQYRVKNLQAQVDAFKNGSKYLQMDAQYKSMLYTEECHIHKLEVELSKAHAQTIDVRNKWWDTIEDVYKDHQKEIAAKDARIRALEKRIILVEQQRDAALDKVAEQRRELYEVKTELEEEQGKNLKLTAQINRDYENSSKPSSQSPNHKKISNSREKSGRRPGGQPGHKGYGRKKQAVSEPVIMLPPPEEVLEDPDFKKTGKVIRKQMINLRFFLDVNEYAAEVYYNSKTGERSHAQFPEGYINDVNYGGSVKALAFILNNECCVSIDKTIKLISDLTDGKLSISKGMVNGLSKEFSMKTDKEKKELFASLMQKPVLHTDNTNARSNGSSRFVFIVAAPDGTAQYYFRENKGHAGIKDTPVDLNQSAIFIHDHDTTFYNYGSGHQECIAHILRYCKDSIQNEPDRKWNKKMYKLLREMVHYRNGIDETTGFDEKTVMEFEERYDSILEEAREEYEYIPPSKYYREGYNLYRRMAKYRSSHLLFLHDIRVPHNNNMAERLLRAYKRKQHQVMSFRSDASIDYLCQSMSMLLSLRQDPESSVYDSVSKIFDRQKAGRST; this is encoded by the coding sequence ATGAACGACTATCAGTATGAAATAATTACAACTCTACAGTACCGCGTCAAGAATCTTCAGGCACAGGTTGATGCCTTCAAGAACGGATCCAAGTATCTGCAGATGGATGCTCAGTATAAGAGTATGCTTTATACTGAAGAATGCCACATACACAAACTTGAAGTCGAGCTGTCCAAGGCTCACGCACAGACTATAGATGTCAGAAATAAATGGTGGGACACCATTGAAGATGTCTATAAGGATCATCAGAAAGAAATCGCTGCTAAAGATGCCAGGATCAGAGCGCTCGAGAAGCGCATCATCCTGGTGGAGCAGCAGCGAGATGCTGCCCTGGACAAGGTCGCTGAACAAAGGCGTGAATTATATGAAGTAAAAACTGAGCTTGAAGAAGAACAGGGAAAGAATCTTAAACTGACGGCTCAGATCAACAGAGATTATGAGAACTCTTCTAAACCATCTTCCCAGTCTCCAAATCACAAGAAAATATCCAACAGCAGAGAAAAAAGCGGCAGACGTCCAGGCGGTCAGCCTGGGCACAAAGGTTACGGTCGAAAAAAGCAGGCTGTATCAGAGCCAGTTATTATGCTGCCTCCACCGGAAGAAGTACTTGAAGATCCTGACTTCAAGAAAACCGGCAAAGTCATCCGTAAACAGATGATAAATCTGAGGTTTTTCCTGGATGTTAACGAATACGCTGCTGAAGTCTACTATAATTCAAAGACGGGCGAAAGATCCCACGCGCAGTTCCCTGAAGGATATATCAATGACGTAAACTATGGCGGCAGCGTCAAAGCACTTGCATTCATCCTTAATAATGAATGCTGTGTCTCCATAGACAAGACCATCAAACTTATTTCAGATCTCACTGACGGAAAACTGAGCATTTCAAAAGGCATGGTCAATGGTCTCTCCAAAGAATTCTCCATGAAAACGGATAAGGAAAAGAAAGAGCTTTTTGCATCACTGATGCAGAAGCCTGTACTCCATACAGATAACACCAATGCCAGAAGCAATGGAAGCAGTCGATTTGTATTTATTGTTGCTGCTCCGGATGGGACTGCCCAGTACTATTTCAGGGAAAACAAAGGTCATGCAGGAATAAAAGATACCCCTGTCGACCTTAACCAGTCAGCGATATTCATCCATGACCATGACACCACCTTTTATAATTATGGCAGTGGCCATCAGGAATGTATCGCTCATATCCTGAGATACTGTAAAGACAGCATACAGAATGAGCCTGATCGGAAATGGAATAAGAAGATGTATAAACTTCTGCGGGAAATGGTTCATTACCGAAACGGCATTGATGAAACCACAGGATTTGATGAAAAAACTGTCATGGAATTTGAAGAAAGATATGACAGCATCCTGGAAGAAGCCCGAGAAGAATACGAATATATTCCACCCAGTAAATACTATAGGGAAGGCTATAACTTATACAGGCGCATGGCAAAGTATAGGTCCAGCCATCTGCTGTTTTTACATGATATAAGAGTTCCGCACAACAATAACATGGCGGAACGTCTTTTGCGTGCCTATAAACGCAAGCAGCACCAAGTCATGAGTTTCCGCTCGGATGCGAGCATTGATTACCTCTGTCAGAGCATGAGTATGCTTCTGTCATTAAGACAGGATCCAGAATCCAGCGTGTATGACAGCGTATCGAAGATCTTCGATAGACAAAAGGCCGGTAGATCGACTTGA
- a CDS encoding IS4 family transposase, whose protein sequence is MSFALQVKDSLLNIISNMSKDAGKFSINPDKFFSRNRKLDFSSLIHLMLSMEAGTIKDELLNYFSFQVNTPTNSAFIQQRCKLSTDALPFLSHTFNDLYPYKLYKGKYLLLAADGSSFTFTRNPKDEESYFPPDGKTTNGYNQIHIIPLFELLSKRYTDCTVQPIRKKNEFQALCDLIDRHHYVPDQKPIFIADRGFHSFNVFAHAIEHNAYFLIRATDIKTQRLLGADYIFTEDGFDISINRILTRSQSKKKRQHPELSEQYKYICPEVKFDYITPSERSEYQLSLRVLRFKISENIYENIITNLPVDKFSMEEIKYLYNLRWNVETSFRELKHVIGAANFHSKTRKYIEMEIWARLILYNFCSIITGHVTIIQKGGKHIYQVNYSVAYKACHYFLSLHAGEDPPDVENLIGKNLLPIRRDRKYARQHRFRNPSSFTYRFK, encoded by the coding sequence ATGTCATTTGCTCTACAAGTCAAAGATTCGCTACTTAATATTATTTCTAACATGTCAAAAGATGCAGGAAAGTTTTCTATTAATCCTGACAAGTTTTTTTCTAGAAACAGAAAGCTTGATTTTTCTTCCTTAATTCATCTTATGTTATCAATGGAGGCGGGAACTATTAAAGATGAGCTTCTTAATTATTTTTCATTTCAAGTAAATACACCGACTAACTCTGCATTTATACAACAACGATGTAAATTGTCTACAGATGCTTTACCTTTTTTGTCACATACATTCAATGATTTATACCCATACAAACTTTATAAGGGTAAATATCTTCTTTTAGCTGCCGATGGTTCTTCTTTCACCTTTACCAGAAATCCAAAGGATGAAGAGTCATATTTCCCACCAGATGGTAAAACTACAAATGGTTATAATCAAATACATATAATTCCACTGTTTGAGCTGTTATCAAAACGCTATACCGATTGTACTGTGCAACCAATCAGAAAGAAAAATGAGTTTCAAGCCTTATGTGATCTTATTGATCGCCATCACTATGTCCCTGATCAAAAACCTATATTTATAGCAGATCGAGGATTCCATTCTTTTAATGTATTCGCGCACGCAATTGAACATAATGCATATTTCCTTATTCGTGCCACTGACATAAAGACTCAAAGACTTCTTGGTGCAGATTATATTTTTACTGAAGATGGCTTCGATATTTCTATCAATCGTATACTTACCCGGAGTCAATCTAAAAAGAAACGCCAACATCCAGAATTGTCCGAACAGTACAAATATATATGTCCAGAAGTAAAATTCGATTACATTACTCCAAGCGAGCGGAGTGAGTATCAATTATCTCTCCGTGTTCTCCGATTTAAAATCTCTGAAAATATATATGAAAACATTATTACCAATCTTCCGGTTGATAAGTTCTCAATGGAGGAAATCAAATATCTATACAATCTCAGATGGAATGTAGAAACTTCATTCCGAGAGCTTAAACATGTGATTGGTGCAGCTAACTTCCATTCAAAAACTCGTAAATATATTGAAATGGAAATCTGGGCACGTCTTATTCTTTACAATTTCTGCTCTATAATTACGGGGCATGTTACAATCATTCAAAAAGGCGGAAAGCACATATATCAAGTCAACTATTCTGTTGCCTACAAAGCATGTCATTATTTTCTAAGCTTACATGCTGGAGAAGATCCACCTGATGTAGAAAACCTGATAGGAAAAAATTTGCTTCCTATCAGGCGCGATCGGAAATATGCCCGCCAGCATAGATTCCGAAATCCGTCTAGCTTTACTTATAGATTCAAGTAA
- a CDS encoding DUF3800 domain-containing protein gives MFIDESGDFGEYSSHSPYYIITMVFHDQSVDISNDIAKLDTELDYRGLHDLCIHTGPIIRKEEIYKDMTLAERRRIFNKMVAFVRQLDICYKSFYIEKKHVNDPVEAAGKLLRK, from the coding sequence ATTTTCATAGATGAATCAGGTGATTTTGGAGAGTATTCCAGTCATTCACCATATTATATAATTACAATGGTTTTTCATGACCAGTCGGTCGATATTTCCAATGACATAGCAAAGTTAGATACAGAATTAGATTATCGCGGCCTACATGATTTATGTATTCATACTGGCCCAATCATTAGGAAAGAAGAAATATATAAGGATATGACATTAGCTGAGCGACGACGAATATTTAATAAAATGGTAGCATTTGTCCGTCAATTGGATATTTGTTATAAATCATTTTATATAGAGAAAAAACATGTCAATGATCCTGTTGAAGCTGCAGGTAAACTTCTTCGGAAATAG
- the cls gene encoding cardiolipin synthase has translation MRKEKEVYQSKVRKQSLDESLKSKINPKGKANRNAQNSVNRIASIAVFTFLQIFWLGVLLYEFSNYSMYFQFGFSILSIIIVLTIYGRHTNSANKMPWMIFIMFIPVFGILLYLLMGRPGVTSGARKRFELIDSKILPYMKPQPKNIHALEVENPYIASRVRYVEKYGHFPLYTNTDVVYFDDAGKGIEDQIRELKKARSFIFLEYYAIQDSETFEPIKEVLAQKAEEGLEVRVIYDDIGSGGFINSGFIKRMEALGIKCRVFNHVSPFFQVIMNNRDHRKITVIDGRVGFTGGYNIADLYTHRIEPHGFWKDSGVKITGDGVVTLTALFLEMWNAVKANDIDDNDLSIFFPKVFYTAVEKGGFVQPFADTPLDEELLGENVYMGMLQTARKYCWFVTPYLVITDELCREFEIAVKRGIDVRIITPGIPDKKVVYAITRSYYNELARNGVRIFEYTPGFCHAKMCIADGQCATVGTLNLDFRSLYLHFEDGVYLYNCKAIKDIEDDFKKMFEVSTEVTDKYHSHRSVPLRISQCALRIVAPLV, from the coding sequence ATGCGTAAAGAAAAAGAAGTTTATCAAAGTAAAGTCAGGAAGCAGTCATTAGACGAATCCCTGAAATCCAAGATCAATCCCAAAGGAAAAGCCAATAGAAACGCCCAGAACAGCGTTAACAGGATCGCTTCTATTGCAGTATTTACCTTCCTTCAGATATTCTGGCTTGGAGTTCTTTTGTATGAATTCAGCAATTACAGTATGTATTTTCAGTTCGGCTTTTCGATATTGTCGATCATTATCGTGCTGACCATATACGGGCGGCATACCAATTCCGCCAACAAGATGCCCTGGATGATCTTTATTATGTTCATCCCTGTGTTTGGGATATTGTTGTATCTTCTTATGGGAAGGCCTGGGGTCACGTCAGGAGCCAGAAAGAGGTTTGAACTTATTGATTCCAAGATCCTTCCTTATATGAAACCACAACCCAAAAATATCCATGCCCTTGAAGTGGAGAATCCCTACATTGCATCCAGAGTCAGGTATGTTGAAAAGTATGGACATTTTCCCTTATACACTAATACGGATGTAGTATATTTTGATGATGCCGGGAAGGGAATAGAAGATCAGATCAGGGAGCTGAAAAAGGCCAGAAGCTTTATTTTCCTTGAATATTATGCAATTCAGGATTCTGAAACCTTTGAGCCTATCAAAGAAGTTCTGGCTCAAAAAGCTGAAGAGGGCCTTGAAGTTCGCGTTATCTATGATGATATCGGAAGCGGAGGCTTTATCAATAGCGGATTTATAAAAAGAATGGAAGCCCTTGGTATAAAGTGCCGTGTATTTAACCATGTAAGCCCTTTTTTCCAGGTTATCATGAATAATCGTGATCACAGGAAGATCACGGTAATAGATGGAAGAGTCGGTTTTACGGGTGGTTATAATATAGCAGATCTTTATACACACAGGATCGAGCCACATGGGTTCTGGAAGGATTCAGGTGTTAAGATCACAGGTGATGGCGTGGTGACTCTTACAGCTCTTTTCCTTGAGATGTGGAATGCTGTTAAGGCCAACGATATTGATGATAATGATCTGTCCATCTTTTTTCCAAAGGTGTTTTATACGGCAGTGGAAAAAGGCGGTTTTGTTCAGCCATTTGCAGATACGCCCCTTGATGAGGAGCTTCTAGGAGAGAACGTTTACATGGGAATGTTGCAGACGGCAAGGAAGTACTGCTGGTTTGTGACGCCGTATCTTGTTATCACTGATGAGTTGTGCCGTGAATTTGAGATCGCGGTCAAGAGGGGAATTGACGTAAGGATCATTACGCCGGGGATTCCGGATAAGAAGGTGGTATATGCCATCACAAGGTCCTACTACAATGAACTTGCTAGGAATGGTGTGAGGATCTTTGAGTATACTCCGGGATTTTGCCATGCCAAGATGTGTATTGCTGACGGGCAGTGTGCGACGGTGGGTACGCTCAATCTTGATTTCAGATCTTTGTATCTGCATTTTGAGGATGGTGTTTACCTTTACAATTGTAAGGCTATAAAAGATATAGAGGATGATTTTAAAAAGATGTTTGAAGTCAGTACCGAAGTTACTGACAAATATCATTCTCACAGAAGCGTTCCGCTTCGCATAAGTCAGTGTGCGTTAAGAATAGTGGCGCCGCTTGTATAA
- a CDS encoding MATE family efflux transporter, whose protein sequence is MAKKLSEDKRNIVLNGNIYHAVLMLAVPVMINSFIQSLYNLTDTYWLGVLGTEYQSAITLVSPFQSILQNFGSGITVAGSILIAQYLGAHNDKEASNMANHVCVSTLIFSVICAILCFLISPPLVSWLGATGLQYDYSLIYIRIVILDMPLLYMINIYSSVHQAQGDSVRPMLLNLVGALVNLVMDPLLMVVLHFGIAGAAFATLFAKLPGAIIALYSLTRKDQVITLHFKGFRFEKEKLLSIVKIGLPTAIGHSTMQFGFLLMSRSVQAYGMIATTAYGIGNKINSIITLPNNGIGSAISTIVGLNIGSGNKKRADKAYRIALRMAFVYLLIAGLILSRPPIASFMVKTLTSDEQVITLATDFLCLMAFWCWTNAFYNVTMGIFQGSGHTLVTMIVDASRLWVFRFATLFICQHVLKMGVESIWYSVVVSNASSAAILFALYFTGLWKKDVIKAK, encoded by the coding sequence GTGGCTAAAAAATTAAGTGAAGACAAAAGAAATATCGTTTTAAACGGGAATATATATCATGCGGTGCTGATGCTGGCAGTGCCTGTAATGATCAACAGTTTTATACAGTCGCTGTATAATCTGACAGATACTTACTGGCTTGGAGTGCTGGGAACAGAGTACCAGTCTGCAATCACGCTGGTATCGCCTTTCCAGTCTATACTCCAGAATTTCGGTTCTGGTATCACGGTCGCAGGTTCGATCCTTATAGCCCAGTATCTTGGTGCCCATAATGACAAAGAAGCTTCGAACATGGCTAATCATGTTTGTGTTTCGACACTTATTTTTTCAGTGATATGCGCTATTTTATGCTTCCTGATCTCGCCGCCTCTTGTATCCTGGCTTGGTGCGACAGGGCTTCAGTACGATTACTCTCTTATATACATAAGGATCGTTATACTTGATATGCCTCTTTTGTACATGATCAATATCTATTCGTCGGTACATCAGGCTCAGGGCGATTCTGTGCGTCCTATGCTTTTAAATCTTGTAGGAGCGCTGGTCAATCTTGTGATGGACCCGCTTCTTATGGTCGTGCTTCATTTTGGTATTGCAGGTGCTGCTTTTGCAACGCTTTTTGCAAAGCTTCCTGGCGCTATTATTGCTCTTTATTCTCTTACAAGAAAGGACCAGGTCATAACCCTTCATTTCAAGGGATTCAGGTTTGAAAAAGAGAAACTCCTTAGCATAGTAAAAATAGGTCTTCCAACCGCTATAGGACACAGCACCATGCAGTTTGGCTTCCTTCTTATGAGTAGAAGCGTACAGGCATATGGCATGATCGCAACAACTGCTTATGGTATAGGCAACAAGATCAACTCCATAATCACCCTTCCCAATAATGGAATCGGCTCTGCCATCAGTACTATTGTGGGCCTTAACATAGGATCAGGTAATAAGAAAAGAGCTGACAAGGCTTACAGGATAGCGCTTCGAATGGCTTTCGTGTATCTTCTTATCGCAGGCCTAATCCTTTCAAGACCGCCAATAGCTTCTTTTATGGTAAAAACACTTACATCTGATGAACAGGTTATAACGCTTGCTACAGATTTCTTGTGCCTGATGGCTTTCTGGTGCTGGACTAATGCATTTTATAACGTGACGATGGGCATATTCCAGGGAAGCGGACATACTCTTGTGACTATGATCGTTGATGCATCAAGACTGTGGGTGTTCAGGTTTGCAACACTTTTCATCTGCCAACATGTCCTTAAGATGGGCGTCGAGTCGATATGGTATTCGGTTGTAGTATCCAATGCAAGTTCTGCAGCAATACTTTTTGCCCTGTATTTTACCGGACTTTGGAAAAAAGACGTTATTAAGGCGAAATAA
- a CDS encoding DUF4349 domain-containing protein, with protein MKKNKLWLSTIPALVLAMAITGCGGRSDSAEAPSYSESKSGSAAVYYDQTMTEKAAAENYDQTMTEDAAAESADMADNSTTEVDESSQTSDRKLITTVRIDSETIDFNETTGWVEARTSELGGYIESSSISVNGGYYYNEKYTDLHRADYTIRIPESKLGDFLVDVEGRTNITYKNQSVEDVTLTYTDIVARQEALETEKEALKKLMEQAESMDDLIVIQSQLTEVQYQIDSIKSQLRVYDNKIDYSTIYLNIVEVEPDNLTVTEKQSVGQRIVEGFLSSLKKTGNFLLELGIGIIVNLPQLILFAAVIIVVVLIIRKSNRKKAEERQKRFNKFNVFKKDNDTENNVLNAQVQENAEEKGSVNAQDNKEEN; from the coding sequence ATGAAAAAGAATAAGTTATGGTTATCAACAATACCGGCCTTAGTACTTGCTATGGCGATCACAGGATGCGGAGGAAGAAGTGACTCTGCAGAGGCTCCGTCTTACTCAGAATCAAAGAGTGGTAGTGCGGCTGTATATTATGATCAGACAATGACTGAGAAGGCTGCGGCTGAAAATTATGATCAGACAATGACTGAGGATGCTGCGGCTGAATCTGCTGATATGGCAGACAATAGCACAACAGAAGTTGATGAGTCATCACAGACTTCAGACAGAAAACTTATCACAACAGTTCGTATCGATTCAGAGACTATTGATTTTAACGAGACTACAGGCTGGGTTGAAGCAAGAACCAGCGAGCTTGGAGGATATATTGAATCCAGTAGCATCTCAGTAAATGGCGGATATTACTACAATGAGAAGTATACAGATCTTCACAGAGCTGATTATACAATCCGTATACCTGAATCTAAGCTTGGAGATTTCCTTGTAGATGTTGAGGGCAGAACCAACATAACATACAAGAATCAGAGCGTTGAAGATGTAACTCTTACATACACTGATATTGTTGCTCGTCAGGAAGCTCTTGAAACAGAGAAAGAAGCTCTTAAAAAGCTCATGGAGCAGGCTGAGTCCATGGATGATCTGATCGTTATCCAGTCACAGCTTACAGAAGTTCAGTACCAGATCGATTCCATCAAGTCACAGCTTCGCGTTTATGATAACAAGATCGACTATAGCACTATCTATTTAAATATCGTAGAAGTTGAGCCTGATAACCTTACAGTTACAGAGAAGCAGAGCGTCGGACAGAGAATCGTTGAAGGTTTCTTATCAAGCCTTAAGAAAACAGGAAACTTCCTTCTTGAGCTTGGAATCGGCATCATCGTTAACCTTCCTCAGCTGATCCTTTTTGCAGCTGTTATCATAGTTGTCGTTCTTATTATCAGAAAGTCAAATCGCAAGAAGGCAGAAGAGAGACAGAAGAGATTCAATAAGTTTAACGTTTTCAAAAAAGATAATGATACAGAAAATAATGTATTAAATGCTCAGGTGCAGGAAAATGCAGAAGAGAAGGGCAGCGTAAACGCACAGGATAATAAGGAAGAGAATTAA
- a CDS encoding DUF1846 domain-containing protein: protein MNKIGFDNDKYLKMQSEQIRRRISEFGGKLYMEFGGKLFDDFHASRVLPGFLPDSKITMLKELKDQAEIVIAINAADIEKNKVRGDLGITYDMDLLRLADAFREEGLYVGSVVLTRFAEQPSAIAYEKKLKALGLKVYRHYPIENYPSDISLIVSDEGFGRNDYIETTHPLVVITAPGPGSGKMATCLSQLYHENKRGVKAGYAKFETFPIWNLPLNHPVNLAYEAATADLDDVNMIDPFHLEAYGETTVNYNRDIEVFPVLNAMFEKISGKSPYKSPTDMGVNMAGKCIFDDEAVSAAANQEIIRRYYQALCEYRKGNAEMEPVRIIELLMNKAGISTADRPVVAAANLKAEQTGGPAAAMELPNGKILTGKTSVLLGASSALLLNALKELAGIDDSVELIPPDFIEPIMKLKSNCLGDHSSLLHLNEILIALSVTAVNNENARKALEHIPDLKGCEAHSSVILSQVDENVFKKLGVNLTCEAHYESQKLYHK from the coding sequence ATGAACAAGATTGGTTTTGATAACGACAAATACCTGAAGATGCAGAGCGAGCAGATTCGCAGACGTATCAGCGAATTCGGCGGTAAGCTTTACATGGAGTTTGGTGGCAAGCTTTTCGATGATTTTCACGCATCAAGAGTACTTCCGGGATTTCTTCCTGATAGTAAGATCACTATGTTAAAAGAGCTTAAGGATCAGGCAGAGATAGTTATAGCGATCAATGCAGCTGATATTGAGAAAAATAAGGTTAGAGGCGACCTTGGAATCACTTATGATATGGATCTTTTAAGACTTGCGGACGCATTCCGTGAGGAAGGCCTCTATGTTGGTTCTGTTGTTCTTACCAGATTTGCTGAGCAGCCATCAGCAATTGCTTATGAGAAAAAACTTAAAGCACTGGGACTTAAAGTTTACAGACATTATCCTATTGAAAATTATCCTTCAGACATTTCACTTATTGTAAGTGATGAAGGTTTTGGAAGAAATGATTATATCGAAACAACTCATCCACTTGTTGTAATTACAGCTCCGGGACCTGGAAGCGGTAAGATGGCAACATGTCTTTCCCAGCTCTATCATGAAAATAAGAGAGGTGTTAAGGCTGGATATGCCAAGTTTGAGACATTCCCAATCTGGAATCTACCTCTTAACCACCCTGTTAACCTTGCATATGAAGCAGCAACTGCTGACCTTGATGATGTTAACATGATCGATCCTTTCCATCTTGAGGCATATGGCGAGACTACAGTTAACTACAACCGTGATATCGAAGTATTCCCGGTTCTTAATGCTATGTTTGAAAAGATCTCTGGAAAGTCTCCATATAAGTCACCTACAGACATGGGTGTTAACATGGCCGGAAAATGTATCTTTGATGATGAAGCAGTTTCAGCAGCAGCTAATCAGGAGATCATCAGAAGATATTATCAGGCACTTTGCGAATACCGTAAGGGTAATGCAGAGATGGAGCCTGTTCGTATCATAGAGCTTCTTATGAACAAGGCTGGCATTTCTACAGCAGACAGACCTGTTGTTGCAGCAGCTAACCTTAAAGCTGAGCAGACCGGCGGTCCTGCAGCAGCTATGGAACTTCCAAATGGCAAGATACTTACAGGTAAGACATCTGTTCTCCTTGGCGCATCTTCAGCTCTTTTACTTAATGCACTTAAAGAGCTTGCTGGAATAGACGACAGCGTAGAGCTTATCCCTCCGGATTTCATCGAGCCTATCATGAAGCTTAAGAGCAATTGCCTTGGCGATCACTCTTCACTTCTTCATCTTAATGAGATTCTTATCGCACTCTCAGTTACAGCTGTTAACAACGAGAATGCAAGAAAAGCTCTTGAGCATATTCCGGATCTTAAGGGATGCGAAGCACACAGCTCAGTTATCCTGTCTCAGGTTGATGAGAATGTGTTCAAAAAGCTTGGCGTGAACCTTACATGCGAAGCGCATTACGAGAGCCAGAAGCTCTATCATAAATAA
- a CDS encoding ankyrin repeat domain-containing protein produces MNIELVKEMNMAIKSNDIEKVKRLIECNEGMLNTITPFGTFLHYASMFGMYDIVKLLIECGADVNIKGGSGDCGAITLAAFEGYKNIVELLYDNGAILDTSTFARNPLFAAIVDNHFDIVTYIVEKGIDIKASYAIGDIESCDAYEYARQYGRTEIAAYLKEKLE; encoded by the coding sequence ATGAATATAGAATTAGTAAAAGAGATGAACATGGCCATAAAAAGCAATGATATAGAAAAAGTTAAGAGACTTATAGAATGCAATGAAGGAATGCTTAATACAATAACTCCTTTTGGTACATTTTTGCACTATGCATCGATGTTTGGTATGTATGATATTGTTAAACTACTAATAGAGTGTGGAGCGGATGTAAATATTAAAGGAGGCTCAGGAGATTGTGGAGCAATAACACTAGCTGCATTCGAAGGATATAAAAATATAGTTGAGTTATTATATGATAATGGAGCAATTTTGGATACTAGTACATTTGCGAGAAATCCTTTATTTGCAGCTATAGTAGACAACCATTTTGATATAGTTACGTATATTGTGGAAAAAGGAATCGACATTAAAGCTTCATATGCAATTGGAGATATAGAATCATGTGATGCATATGAATATGCCAGACAATATGGTCGTACAGAAATTGCAGCATATTTGAAAGAAAAATTGGAGTAA